From a region of the Tachypleus tridentatus isolate NWPU-2018 chromosome 1, ASM421037v1, whole genome shotgun sequence genome:
- the LOC143246493 gene encoding inactive ubiquitin carboxyl-terminal hydrolase MINDY-4B-like, whose amino-acid sequence MAKQEEFCLVPLSRNFSNMKIYNNSEALTRGSVIYPRSKETRNSTNFQLPSGGTPVTGIIAISLRTLLFGGSISIGNQEWMKSHLVFREPGSVFGYGLVTSKNNPGSVIMCVQAYVLKHLLFNNKDVPSGSTRDRDPLRPYRERQQQTLGLALSDIIWQAGTENSCCTVCLPGVQAHVERDLNYTPDGFTEKINLYEFHRKEDVVSFLTKYLNMFQQGTGSGVMLLLYSVILSRGITRVQEDLNGEYTELLTPVYEATQAIVTLVLTGKATPYLHNGVIRSLDEENTVKEHVGLMSRSDVGFLVWNRNDESSKQLGSRFKTPTFPIWVTHSQNKYGVLFHTRRDLTRDHRAEHRFDLHYYNGFLVHPEPTVITLDTRFNKTKDEYRMPVLERVILSKWQGAQVSWNDTTPYV is encoded by the exons ATGGCGAAACAAGAAGAGTTCTGCTTGGTTCCATTGTCTAGGAATTTTTCTAACATGAAAATTTACAACAATTCCGAAGCGCTTACGAGAG GTAGCGTTATTTACCCTCGtagtaaagaaacaagaaactcAACCAACTTTCAGCTTCCATCTGGTGGTACACCTGTGACAGGAATTATTGCGATA TCTTTACGGACTCTACTATTTGGTGGAAGCATTTCTATTGGAAATCAAGAGTGGATGAAATCACATCTGGTTTTTCGTGAGCCTGGTTCAGTGTTTGGTTATGGTCTTGTGACTTCTAaa AACAATCCCGGGTCTGTGATCATGTGTGTACAAGCCTacgttttaaaacatttgttgtttaataataaagacGTGCCTTCAGGATCAACGCGAGACAG aGACCCATTACGCCCATACAGAGAGAGACAGCAGCAAACCTTGGGGCTGGCTTTGTCCGACATTATCTGGCAAGCTGGAACTGAGAATTCATGTTGTACAGTGTGTCTACCAGGAGTTCAAGCTCATGTGGAGAGAGATCTCAACTACACTCCAGACGGATTTACGGAAAAG ATAAATCTGTATGAATTTCATAGAAAGGAAGATGTGGTTTCTTtccttacaaaatatttaaatatg TTCCAGCAAGGAACAGGAAGTGGGGTAATGTTGCTCTTATACAGTGTAATCCTATCTCGCGGTATTACCAG GGTACAAGAAGACTTGAATGGAGAGTACACCGAACTACTGACCCCTGTATATGAGGCTACTCAAGCTATCGTCACGTTGGTGCTCACAGGAAAGGCGACACCTTACCTCCATAATGGTGTGATACGTTCCTTAGACGAAGAAAATACG GTTAAAGAACACGTGGGTTTAATGTCCAGAAGTGACGTTGGTTTTCTTGTATGGAACCGAAATGATGAAAGCTCAAAACAG TTAGGAAGTCGCTTCAAAACGCCGACTTTTCCAATATGGGTCACACATTCGCAAAATAAATACGGTGTTCTCTTTCACACACGTAGAGACCTAACACGTGATCACCGGGCAGAACATCGCTTCGATCTTCATTATTACAATGGTTTTCTAGTTCATCCTGAACCAACAGTAATAACATTAG ATACGAGATTCAACAAGACAAAAGATGAGTACAGGATGCCTGTGTTAGAAAGAGTTATATTATCAAA